In the Grus americana isolate bGruAme1 unplaced genomic scaffold, bGruAme1.mat scaffold_91, whole genome shotgun sequence genome, tacaaaAGGCTATTTAAGCTCTGAATGCagcctggaaggaaaaggaaccTGGCGTCCCAGGCTGGATACATTTAAAGCCCAAAGCCACTCAACAGCCGCACAAACCATTGCTCCCTCCCACTGTGCacactctgctgcctgcctgcaggtaCAGGCAGCTGCCCTGTTTCTTGAGCATTCCCCAGAAGCGGCACCACCAGGCAGCTCAGAAAAACTGACTGCCTGCAAAAACTTGAGAACAGCTTAATTCTGGGcaatttttcctgtctttagGGCTGCTGGTGAAAGACTCATCCGTTGAGAGATGGCTCAGGACCACGCcggggcagcagtgctgctttctgGATCCCGTGGCAGTAATGGGCAGAGGGACAGGCTGTCAGATGCCAGAGCAGGTACGTACGCGGGGTGTCAGGGTCATCCCTGCTTGTTTTGTCCCAGCGAAGCCCCAGCAGTGCCAGTGCCGTGCTGCAGCCCCGGGCTCAAGGAGCCGGGCATTTGtgcaggctgcagcactgggCTTCCCCCGCttgtctccagctctgctttctgccagcaCCGGGGGCACTGCAGAATGGCCTGCCCGCTCCCCACAGCCGTCCTGACCCCCATCTGCAGCTCGTACGTGGTGTCCATGTCACACAGCTGATGTGGGGGTGGCAGGTCTCTCTTGGGGCACCCAGGGAATGGGGGAAAAGCAAACGCAGTCCCTCCCTTTTGATCTTTGTCCCAAGGGTGACCTAGCAGAGATGTACCCTGCGCTGAAGAGTGTCCTGCAGGAAGGTGACAGACGATTACAGGGCAACGCTGTGACCTGCCTGACAGCAAAGGTGCCCAGTGGCCACAGAGCAGCCCAGGTGAGTTGGTTCTCTTGGCGGCCACCACAGCAGCCTTCCTGTACCCCTGGTTTGGGTGCGATATGGAGCATCACATCGAAGTTTCTCAGGCATCCAGGCATGAGGATGGTTTCCCAGTGCCCCCGTGAGagatcctgctcccaggaagcACCTCCCCATAGAGCTGAGGTTGTCTCCAGCCTGTATCTGGAgctgggcagtgctgcctgAGGGGTCTCGCAGGCAGGACGGGTTCATCTGCCTGGTGGCTCTGGCACGGCAATGATGAGCTGAAGCCCTGTGGCCATGGCTGGCTGGTTCAAAGTGTCTGAGTGCCTCAGCCTTCTCCCTGGGACTGTTAACCCGGGCACTTTTTCAGGGTGTGAAGGTGGGTGCCGGTCTTGTCCTGTTGGCTCTGTCCCACTCCCACTTCAAAGTTGTGATGTCTGAGATCCGGGGCCACCTGAAGGCTCTGGCAGAGATCTCCGGGGAGTTTGTGTTCCATGTTTTGATATCTTGGGGCTACAAAGTGCTGGGGTTCTGGGATGCTAAGGCTACAGTTGGCTAGGGTTATGGGGTGGCAGGCTTATGGTATGCCAGAGTTGAAGcaagtgtcatggtttaaccgCAgacggcagctgagcaccacgcagcctcTCGCTCAGTCCCacccccggcaggatgggggagagaatagcaagggtaaaagtgagtcaagcaaaagctgtgtgcgcaagcaaagcaaaacaaggaattcattcaccatttcCCATGGGCAGGTGGGTGTACAGCCATCTCCAAGAAAGCAAGGATCCATCATATGTaatggtgtggtgggttgaccctggctggaggccaggtgcccaccagagccgctctctcactccccccattcactaaacaggggagaaaaggcataacgaaatgcttgtaggtcgagataaggacagggagagatcactcactaattattgtcacgagcaaaacagaccgaacttagagagggaattcatctaatttattactaggcaaaacagagtagaggaatgagaaaataaaattcactcttaaaacacctccccccagcgctcccatcttcccgggctcaacttcactcccgccttcaaccttccccccctcagcagcacagggggacggggagtgggggttacggtcagttcatcacacggtgtttctgccgcttcttcatcctcagggggaggactcctctcatcgttcccctgctccagcatggagtccctctcatggggtgcagaccttcaggagaaaactgctccagcgtggggtcccccacggggtcacaagtcctgccagcaaacctgccctggcatgggctcccctcttcacgggtccaccggtccggccaggaacttgctccagcgtgggcttcccacagggccacagcctccttcaggtgcctccacctgctccggcgtggggtcctccacaggctgcaggtggaatcgctacaccccctcatccttcctccatgggctgcagggggacagcctgcttcaccatggtcttcaccacgggctgcagggggatctctgctccggcgcctggagctcctcctgcccctccttctgcactgacctgggtgtctgcagagtttcttacagcttctcactcctctctccggctgcaaaagctctctctaactggttttttttccttcttaaatatgttctcacagaggcgctgattggctcggccttggccaggggcgggtccatctcggagccggctggcattggctctatcagacacaggggaagcttctggcagcttctcacagaagccacccctgtagccccccctgctaccaaaaccttgccacgcaaacccaacacaaatggttacttggaaagacaaatgccatcactccaaatgtccccatcctccttcttcttcccccagctttatatgctgcatatgatgtcatatgacatggaatatccctttggtcaggtggggtcagctgtcttggctgtttcccctccaaacttcttgtgcacccccagcctccttgctgttGGGGTGGTGTCAGGATCAGAAAAGGCCTCGACTCcatgtaagccctgctcagcaataacataTCCATCCCTGTATCATCAACActgtcttcagcacaaatccaaaacacagccccatcctagctactctgaagaaaatgaactctatcccagccaagaccagcacaggcagcttccccaggcTGTCCAGTGACCACGGGCACAGgccagaccctgctctgctgggccttCACGTCTGTCCCAGGAGGACTGGCTGTGCGAGGACACTGCTgtgtgcccccaccctgcacactcacacactttAGCTGTTCACTGGCGTTTTCATCTGTGGGCCCCATTCTTGGGCATGTTCTTGAGAGCGACTTTGGAGGAAGGCTTAAGCCTTCATGCACTGCCCTGAGGAGATGCCCTTTCATGATGGAACCACTCCTAcggaggccagctctgtcacagaagtgcccgttgcctgtccctgcctgcggtcCCAGGACGACCACGCAGCAGGACTGTGACCAAGCTGCAGAGCAATCAGGCCTTCCACCAAAGCCAAGGGATCAGAAAGagagtgtggaagtgaaaagagaacagctCTGGGAGATCAAGTTcttcctggcagtgctgccatgccaggactctcttccctgccacctctgcacacaGGAACTGTCCCTGCACCTCAATAAAGCTCTTGGAGGAAGGATCTCAGAAAAAACCCGACCTTGCTGCAGGttcctttattttacttaaacacacagagagcatGGCTCCTCGTTTACACAGCCACTCGGTCAGAAAAGCGCAGCAGAGACTGAATTAGAGAGGGGATGACAACATCATTGCAAGTAAAACACCATCATCAACAATATAAATTAGAGACGACAGGCTGGGCCTGTAATGAGTTAAATAATAGTTGTTATGCAGCAGAAGATGGGcagttttttgcttctgaatatCATGCAGTGatcagtttccacactgcatccttgagctccttgttcctcatgctgtagatgagggggttcatggctggaggcaccaccgagtacagaagtgacaccaccaggtccagagatggggaggagatggaggggggcttcaggtaggccaCCATGCCGGTGCTGATAAagagggagaccacggccaggtgagggaggcacgtggaaaaggctttgtgccgtccctgctcagaggggatcctcagcacggccctgaagatctgcacataggacaccacaatgaaaacaaaacacccaaagacTAAACAGGCACCAGTCACAGttagcccaacttccctgaggtaggcgtctgagcaggagagcttgaggatctgggggatttcacagaagaactggtccacagcattgccgtggcagaggggtagggaaaatgtattggccgtgtgcagcagggcatggagaaacccactgccccaggcagctgctgccatgtgggcacaagctctgctgcccaggagggtcccgtagtgcaggggcttgcagatggcaacgtagcggtcgtaggccatgatggtgagaagacaacactctgctgaaatgaaaaagagaaagaaaaagacctgtgcTTCACATCCTGTCTGGGAGATGGCCCTcgtgtcccagagggaattggccatggctttggggagagtggtggagatggagccaaggtcgaggagggagaggttgaggaggaagaagtacatgggggtgtggaggtggtggtcacaggctatggcagtgatgatgaggccgtttcccaggagggcagccaggtagatgcccaggaagagccagaagtgcaagagctgcagctcccgtgtgtctgcgaatgccaggaggaggaactgggtgatggagctgccgttgGACATTTGTTCACTCTGGGCTTGGGGAACTGTTGAAAGAGGACAAGACATTGACAAGTCAGGGCAGACTTCTTTGAGCCTGTCCtatgctgtttctcaaaaaatcccctcaaaattacttttcatttttgggaGGAAACTTTGttcaattcctttttctgagctcacctttgtgctgctgagtgagggCACTTTCTCTGAAGGGGCAGAAATCCTCATCTTTCACCTTGCTCTCAGCCTGGACACTGGTGAGCCCTGAGGGACAAAAGGGCTCCCTGATCCCtaatgcagagtcaggagagctggtctGCCCACGagtgacctgctggtcaccagGCAGGTGCCCTGTAATTTTTACACCTCTTTCATTGCAGGATGATCTCTACACACAATGTACTTGAAGAAGACACTGGACTGTTGTGAGCTCAGAAGAGtccagtttcaaagtccatttctcaaacctctttttttttttttctctgtgcaccTGAGCAGACAGTGATGCTGACGGATGAcctggctctctgctccctggggtTGTCCCTGCCGGGAGccatttctctgtctccaagtctcctccctgtcagtgctcacagaccacatcccacctgctctgtgctcagctctgccctgaagacacctcctggcagcagggctctgcccaggggcAGCTTTCTGTTAGAGCATTCGTTCTTTAGAGGAAAGCTGAGATCACAGACCCTGCAACGGTCTTCATCTTTAAGTTAGTCCCTACCTTGaccttcctcttgaaatgctgcCTCTACTAATGTCCTGCATGTCATCCTGAGCTGTGAAGAACCATGACTCATGCAGCACCCTCTCAACACCAGGACCCTGGCCTGCCAAGGTTCACTTCTTAActcccagcttctccctgcaccGTCAtggggagctccccaggcaggttgagtgctgaccctggcaggtggcagagtccctgccccggcacacagccaTAGTCTGGTCCAGGACAATCCTGGAAGCCCTGGCTGCACACTCACCTTCACACCTCTGCAGTTGTCCCTGTCACCCTGtcatgccctgtccctctgatggtgcagcaggaaaaccctgctctggagcacgtCCTCCTCCTCTATAGAAGAGAGAGATCCCATAGGCTGTGGGTTATGCCAGCTTTAGGAGATCCCTCCAtgaactgcagctgcattggcctgcacccagagacttactgtgTCAAGGGCCgtgaagatttctcctcttctgagctctcagcatcctcccagtccCATCTGCCTTTAGCCGTTCTCTTCCcctcactgcctgcaggcagtgccctcagccctgctgcgctttgcagaggagctgctcctgggcagagctgtctctctgcagcgctgcccgcttgccatgagctccctccatcccaggagcccagctcagatcaacagcagaggaccagcccaaggcatttTAATGACCCCTCTGAGGGAAGGTTTGGTCCCTCAACCTCAGACACTGAGAGGAAATTGAAGAAACCTTTGAAGAAGTCCAAGTCAGATGCAAACTCCAAAGTTTCTTGGAGTGTTAACAGGTCCCACCGAGGACCATTACCGACgaagcctccccaggggctggttagagcagaaagctggaggcagagatgaCAGGTAGACAAAGGCAATGTAAAGGTGGAACAGATTCTGAGTAATCCTGGATGTGTTATATTCACCCAAAGGGAAGGCTGAATTCAgcaggccctggtcctcatggctGACCTAAACTTTCCCAATATTGGCTGAAGGGGCACAGcaaggtgaaagccatccaggaggtttctggagttCATTGACAACACCTTCCTGACAAGGGTGTCCGAGGAGCCAGTGAGAGGGCGCTGTCCTGCAGGACGTCATACGTCgaaacaaggaagagctggtcagggATGGAACAGCCAGGGGTGGGAAAGTAGAGTTGAGGttcctgagagaagggaacaaGGCAAAGAGCAGGACTTGAGGAGAGACAGCTTTGGCGTGCTGAGGaacctgcttggaagaatcccatggtttagggtcctgcagagaagagggaagagctgttTGCTAGACAAGGATCTCCTCTTCAAGCTTCGGAACAGTACACCCAGACatgcaggaagtcaagcaacattgcaggaggctggactgGATGAGAAAGGAGCCCCTGACAAAAATccagcatgaagaggaagcacagagaaggtggaagctggctgccttccagcctcagtggttctgtgattctgtgatggaGACAgctctgtgcgtgtgtgtgtgtgtgttttggaaCTGGAGGGGTGAGGGGATCCCAGGGCCAGCTCCTGCATAGATGGCGAGTCTAagagcagctcctggagacATCACTACAGTATGCATGTCTATACAGGCCGATGTTTTCCATTAACAGCCTAGCACACAAACAGCCCAACCCTcgcttctcctttctccactggCAGTGGTCTGGCTTGGCCTAGAGACCTCCCGCGATCCCTTCCAGGGTGAGTGATTGTGCATTTCCTTCCACCACAGGTCTTCCCTTgatggcagcaggcagagcactcAGGTTCCCCATGATCGTGGAAGTGAGCAGACATAAGTCCACAGTGATCAGCTGTGGCTTTTTTGTCCCACTGAAGTCATTGACGCAGGGCTGCTAGGCAGGTAACCCCAAGCAGGCCTCATCATACCTGAGCTTaacctttggttttcttttcccttcttctccctcccaagTTCTCctctttgatcatcttcataCCTTCCTCTACAAACAGCCCAACTCTGCCCTTTCCCCACCGGCCCTGGCGTTTCTGGCTTTGTACCCTCCTTGGATGTTTCTAAGATGGTTGTCGTGCTGATTCCCACATTGGTCTGTACAAACTAGGAACTCCTTTCATTAGCTGTAGTGTCCTGCAGTTTCTGATGCTGAGGTCTTGTGTTGATGGCTCACCACAATCAGGGCCAGCCATTGGCACACAAACAGGAACAGCTGGCAAAAAGGAGTTGCAGTCCAGGGGGACTttgagaaactctgggatttGGCCAACAGGAGCTAGTAAAGTTTTTCAAGGAGAAGTGGTCAGTCGTGCATCAGGGGGGGGAATAACCCCATATATCAGAGCAGGATGGGTCCTGACCGGCTTagcagtgaccctgaggagaagggtctTGAAAACACTTTCCCATAGCCCCTACAGACGCTGTGACAGCTCTTCATACTAGAGTCTTACAGAAGGCTTCACAAATAGTGAGAagtgggtgggatggggaggagaatgggcaaaggcaaaacctcatgggttgagataaggagaGTTAattgggacagcaaagggagagggaaataacaacaacagtacttaacagaatacacaaaactggtgatacacaatgcagtttctcacccaacgaccgtacaactcagaccgcaCGCTCCGACTGGTCCCAAAACCGGACCGTCCCTGAGCCACGCGCCCTGGAGCCGCACtgcccctccccgactagctccccttttatactgagcatgatatCACATGGTAGGGAATACTCCTTTGGCtagcttgggtcacctgtcctggctgtgtcccatcccagcttctggtgacaattaactctatcctagccgaaCCCGGGACAGTCAGAAACTTCCCAGGCATTCTCACTTCTCAGACAAGTCCTTAAGTACTTAAGcattcctgagcagcagcttccagctgctCCGGTtgcctcccctgctcctcctggccagggcaagagatggctggggctggcatGCTCTAGAGGGGACTCCTGGGGGTCTCCAGAGGCAGGCAGTGGGGGTTCATGCctgctctgtttccttttgttgcagccctcctgcccttgGCGAAAGACACCGATCCCTCGGTCAGCTGTCTGGCAACTCAGACCGTCTTCATCCTGTCAAGTGAGGTGCCAACAGCACGATGGAGCCTGCGGTCGCTGCGCTGCTGGCCCTGCCAAGCCCTGCAGAGATGAAGTTGTTCTCTTGAACACGGCCACATTTgaatagatttttctcttttttattagtAAAGCTGGAACAAAAAGCCCAGTCCCATGCTGTCCTtcccatggggacccccccgaGTGTGCCAAGCAGACAGCGTCATGcctggtctctgctgctgcctgcaggacagcACGCCTCGACCCAGGGTGTGCTTGCAACaaagccccagctgccctgccagACCACAACAcgcggaggggaggaggggagaagcttTAGCCCAGCCTGCCCCTGCCGGGACACCTGAGGACGCGAAAAGGCAGCCGTGCTCTGCCAAGCTGGCAAGCCCTCATTGGTCCTGGCATCAAAATCctctcttgtgctggggagctgtgctggctttggctggggCAGAGTTGACTTTTGTCATAGTAGCGAGTATGGGgctgtgtgttggatttgtgctggaaacagcgctGATCACCCAGGGATGATTGAGTCACTGCTGAGCATActctaaatttctttcttccctttgagtttttcctgcagctgcttgctcatccatgcaggcaaCAACCTACGGGATCTTTCTCcagagtagaggaggaggaggagatgatccAGAGCAGGGACTCCCTGCTTCACCGTCAGGGACAGAACATGACAACTCCCTTCTTATGGAAAGGAGTCTACCTGTCTTATCGGGAGTAAGATAAGAAGCAACAAAACCGAGTGGCTTAATCGCTCTTTGATGAGGTCAGCACCAGGACCCACCTTATAAGGCCATGTGGACCCACCCCTCCTTGGTGAGGTCAGCACCAGGACCCACCTTATAAGGCCATGTGGACCCACCCCTCCTTGGTGAGGTCAACACCAGGACACACCTTATAaggccccacagccccaccccTCCTTTGTGAGGTCAGCGCCAGGACATGCATATAAGGCCATATGCGCCCACCCTTGGCTCATTGCAGACGCTGACTGCGCACCTGCATGGtcaagggaggcagcagctgctgagagggAGTGACGCACGACGTTGGTGGCTGTTGGTGGCCGTGTTTGGTTGCCATCCCTGCAGCCATGAGCCGGGACGGTGCGGGACGGGGGCCTGTGGCACGCAGCCGCCCCTCACCCTGCCGGGGCCCGGTGCAGAAGGacgagcagaagcagcagcggGAGAGGCTGCGGGCTGAGCTGGAGGCCGAGCGACTCCGCTCCCAAGAGCTGCGCCAGCGCTTCGCCGCTGAAACTCGCCAGCTGAAGGAGGCGGCAGAGCGGGAGCAGCGGCTCCTGGCCGAACGGCTGCACTCCaaatgggagcagcagcaggcacggGAGCTCCAGCGGCTGCGGGAGCTGAACCAGCGGCAGCGGGCGGCGCAGATCCGCCAGCTGCTGCGCTCAAAGGAGGCTGAGCTGCGCGAGgtgcaggggatgctgcagcagcagcgtggtgACGCCATCCGTCAGGCACgggacctgcagcagcagctggccaaGGAGCTGGTgagaggagcctggagcagcagccaggcccGCGGGAAGCTCCAGGACGTCCTCGGCAAGCTGCGCTGGGACACCAATGGCGAGCAGGCTGCCCGCATCCTCCGCCTGCAAGACGAACTGCTACAACAGAGGAGACTCTTCCAAAATTACATCTTGGAGCGGTTCGAGGGCCAGCAGCCTGCTTCCTGCAAGGAGGCCAGGGCCAAGGCTACGACCTGGCAGCGcctgcagaccctcctggaCACTGGGACCATCGGGCCCCGCTCTTTGGAGAGCCTCACggcatctccctcctgccatGCTGACCTCCAGGAGGAAGGAAGCGGCGTGGAGGTTTTGCTCAAGGCTGTGGGGCAAGACTTGGCGCCGCACAGCTTGCACTCCCCGCCACAAGGAAGTGCCGGCAGCGGGCGGTCTGTGGCAGAGGTGGGCGTTCAGACCGAATCAGAGAATCAGGAGGACTGGCTGCTTGGGAGCAGtcacagcaggctgctggagcagaacgCCTGCCTCCAGAGCACCCTGAAAGACCTGGAGAGGCGGTGCCGTGCCCTTCAAGAGGAGAACTGTCTTCTGAGGAAGGGAAGCTCTCCTGAAGtgcgggaggaggtggagaagctCCAGCAGAAGAGTGCTAAGCTGCGTCTCCTTAGCAAGCAGCTGCAAGAGCGAGCCAGGAAACTGCAGAGCATCCATCAGCTGATCAATGCTCGAGTGCCACTGCACATCTAAAGCTCCCCTGAGGAACTGTGTAGGACATCGTTCcctcagcagagagctggagaaatgggagagCCTGCTGGAGCTTTGCTGGCACGGGCCGAGCAGGATGACTTCTGACAGAAGGCTGCTGAGGAGCTTCAGGCTCAAGTGGCTGCAGATGAAGAGGGCTCCTGTTACGTGAGCACCCACTGCCCAACTTGGTCCCCTCACATCTTGCTGAAGAAGCTTCAGATGATGGACAACCTGCTGACACCAGTCTCCAGAGAGAAGTGATTGGTATCAGGACAGAGATGATGTCTGTCCTGTCTTCCAATACCTtcttattaaatcttttctcctctgtctctcACTCTCTGCCCTGTGTGTCTGTGAACTGAAAGGACGATGTGCCAGCTACTGGGGGGCTGGCGTGGGTGGACTGGGTGCCAGCTCCTGGAGTCAACCGGGGGTGTGGGCACCCCTGGCTTGTGGTGCCAGCTACTGGAGTGGCTCCCAGCgcagctgctggagcgagtGGGGGGTCTCAGTGCAGCTACTGGAGCGAGTGGGGCTGCTTGATGTTGACAGTTTCctgcctccagctttcctgcaccCACCTCAGGATCTCGGAGAACGACAAGAAGTGAAAGCAATGAACCCTGGCACTGCATTGCTCATGACGCGGCTTTTCCACTCAGAACAGTGGTTGCTCTGCATCATCATGGAGACTAATTGTCTGGTTTTGGGGGAGTGCCTTGGAAGCAATGCAGGGGCCCAGTTTAACGGAGTCTCACCTAGAGAGAGGGAGCCAGTCTGTGGCCCAAATGTCTCACACAACAGCCACCATGTGAGAGAAAGGGAAGCATTACGCTTGCTGTATTGTTGAGTCACCAACTCGAGTAATGATGAGACACCAAAGATAAGGAACTTTCCCCAGGTCTCACTAAGCATGCACTCACATTTTCCCATTGCCTTTCACCGAACTATCCAAAAACTCTCTCTACAGCAAGAAAGTGCATGTGCCCAGGACCGTTCCCTGGAATGGCGGCCAACTGGCACAATTACCCTTGTCAttttccatctcaatatgaggaaaaacatcttcacgctgagggtgaccgagcactggaacaggctgcccagagaggttgtggagtctccttctctggagagattcagaACCCACTTGGACACGATTCTGTGacacctgctctaggtgatcctgctttagcagttgggttggactagctgatctccagaggtcccttccaaccccgaCCATTCTCTGAGTCTGTGATaaccctctgccacggcaatgctgtggaccagaaCCTActcgctggcggggcagtgcGAGGAGCAGAGAAGCCCTTGACGCTGTgcgagcactgctcagcagtaactaacgCATCCCTGTGTCACCAACAgcgttttcagcacaaatccaaaccacagccccatcccagcactCGGAGGAaatttatcccagccaaaaacagGACACAGGTTCAGGAGCGACAAGTTGGGAGTTATGAATTAGAGAATTGTGAGTTAGAAACCTCATGAATTAAGTGGTGAACAAGTGAATTCCTGTGGGAGACGAGCCTGTACAAAGGGGACTGAGCCCttatttgctgtgtttgttttttgtttttttttccttccctaatgAGCTCACCAAATAAGGTTGCATTTACAGAGTatgttttcctcctgcaaaTGCGAGAGATCTTGCTGGGATGGGTGGAGAAGAGAGGGTCTCTCCCGTGATGCGATGCAGTAAACATGCGCACTGAGCAATGCAGGAAGCACAAAGCACTGGTCAGGCATTACAACAC is a window encoding:
- the LOC129201292 gene encoding olfactory receptor 14J1-like, which gives rise to LHYGTLLGSRACAHMAAAAWGSGFLHALLHTANTFSLPLCHGNAVDQFFCEIPQILKLSCSDAYLREVGLTVTGACLVFGCFVFIVVSYVQIFRAVLRIPSEQGRHKAFSTCLPHLAVVSLFISTGMVAYLKPPSISSPSLDLVVSLLYSVVPPSLLRFSDRVAV